One Chanodichthys erythropterus isolate Z2021 chromosome 10, ASM2448905v1, whole genome shotgun sequence DNA segment encodes these proteins:
- the tmem230a gene encoding transmembrane protein 230a has translation MMATRNNTASAAPNNKVKYSRLADSDEGYIDLQFKKTPPKVPYKAIALATFLFLVGSVLIIVGSLLLAGIIHVTNPDRTIPVLIIGILIFLPGFYHLRIAYYASKGYRGYSYDDIPDFDD, from the exons ATGATGGCGACTCGAAACAACACAGCCAGTGCTGCTCCAAACAATAAGGTGAAATACTCCAGGCTGGCAGATAGTGATGAAGGCTACATTGATCTACAG TTCAAGAAAACCCCACCTAAAGTACCCTACAAGGCCATTGCCCTGGCAACGTTCCTATTTCTGGTTGGCTCTGTATTGATAATTGTTGGATCACTTCTTTTGGCAGGGATCATTCATGTCACG AATCCAGATCGCACAATCCCAGTTCTCATCATCGGAATACTGATCTTTCTTCCTGGATTCTATCATTTGCGGATTGCTTATTATGCTTCCAAGGGTTACCGTGGTTATTCTTACGATGACATCCCAGACTTTGATGACTAA